The Bartonella australis AUST/NH1 genome contains the following window.
AAAAGAGGATTGCGTTCGTGTAGAAGCTTCGAAGAAGAGGTTAATCTGAGTACGTCCACGTAATATAGTTCTTTTTTTGTCAATTTTCTTGGAAAAGAGGACATTTGCGTCTGCACGATCAAGCAATATATTGAGATCTTGTACACTGAGGCTCCTAATATCCAAAAGATGTCTGTGTGGAAAAATTGGAAAAAAAGTATTTTGAATCATAGCATTCTTTTCTATAGATCTCTAAAAAGCTTAAACGGGCACCTGTTTGAGTGTAACAAATGTTTTTAACCACAAAAAGACAAATAGTCTATGATATAAATGGTTTAGTATTTAGGGATATATATCTTATGAGCGCTGTGTTTACGCAGAGAGCAGACCAGAAAAATGCATTTCTTGACGATACACTTATGTTTCGTATCGCATCTACGTTTCCTGCATCTTTGTTAGAAAGTTTTGAAAAAATAGGAAATTTTGTATCGAGTTACGAAGCAAAAGATTTTTCTCGTTTAGCGAATCGCTACCGTCCAGTATTACGCTACGATAAAAAATGGGGTCAGTTAGCAGGGCAATTAGAGATACATCCCGCTTATCACGCTCTTCAACGGTACTCAAGAGAGGCGGGTTTGGTTACTTCGTTATGGGAAGATATAACTTCAGAAACTGGAGTACGTTATCAAGCACGGGCCATCCGTTTAGCTTTATTAGCTGGCTTAGAAACGGGACATTTAAATGAAATTACTGTAACAAGCGCGGTTATTGCGGCATTAATTGGTGATATTGAATTATTTCAAAAATGGCAAAATATACTTTTATCACGCCGGTACGATTTATCGCCAAAACCTATTCTTGATAAAATGGGGGCTTCACTCACTTGTGCTTTCGATGATGTTGAAACAAGTGAAAGGCGCTTTTCCAATTTTTCAGCCGCTCAAAAAGTTTCTTTTGATGAAAAAATGGAGCGCGATCTGTATTGTTTATATGTCACAAAAACCAATGTTATTAATCCTATGGCAGATGGATATCTCGTTAGTGCCGAATTAGATGGTTGTTTAAGCTGTTTTTTAGTTCCGCGTATACAAGAAAATGGCGCATTAAATGGCACTATATCGATTTGCCATTTAGTAGAGCGTTCCGGAGAATGTTCAGTTTCAGAGGGATGTGTTAATTTTCGAGGGAGTCATGGTTGGCTTTTGGGTAACGTCGGGGAAGGAGATAAAGTAATCAAGGATATCGAGACCATGATGCGTTTCGATCAGTCCGTAGTATCAGTCGGTATTTTGCGAGCAGCGCTTCAATTTGGCGTTGATTTTTTTCGGCAGAGAATGCCAAAACAGCCTTTTCCTGCATTGGCAGAACGTATTTTTGCCGATATTGCACTCGACGTCGCTGCTTCACAAGCATTGGTTATGCGTTTAGCACGAGCTTTTGATAATGCTGCAAATAATTGCGCTGAAGCAGCTTTTGCGCGTATCATGACGCCCATCATTGTTTATCATGTAAGTCAGTTGATTGTCCCTATTATTGGCGAAATTATTGCACAACTTGGCTTAGAAAGCTTCATAGAGGGCAATCCATTATCGCAAATGTTACGTGATGGGCCTGCGCGGATAGTTAGAAATAGTAGTGCTAATCAATTAGCGAAGGATGCAGTTCTGATAGCCGATAAAGCACCTGGGTTATTTCAGCAATTATTAGAAGAAATCGCAACTGATATTGGACCAGCCGGTCCACGAGCAATTGAAATTATCAATTCTGCTGCACGTATGGCGTTAACAAATGAGGGAGCAGGTAGGTTTTTTGTTGAGCAAGTAGCGTACGCAACTGCGGCTGCATCGTTACGTTATACGGGGATGGAGGATGTTTCAAATGCCTATATGGAAAGTCGCCTTGGAGGGCAATGGAGATCATCTTATGGTATGCTGATTGCGCGGTATAATGCAGGACGGTTATTGGATATTCTTTATCCATCTGTATGATTCAGAATCTGAATTCTATCAAGAGCACCTTGCAGTATAAAAGCAGCAGCGGCTGAATCGATGCGGTTTGGCCTTTTAGAGCGTGATACATCCATTTCTAAAAGGCAGCGTTGCGCGGCGATTGTCGATAATCGTTCATCCCAAAAAACGAAGGGAATTCTTGTATATATTGTCATATTTTTGACAAAAGTTTTAGTAGCCTGGACGCGTGGGCCGTTACTTCCATCCATATTGATGGGTAGACCGATGACGGCGGCGCCTACATTTTCGTTATTAAAAATCTTTACAAGTGCGTGAGCATCGAGTGTAAACTTTTTCCGTTGAATAACAGGGCGCGGATTCGAAAACATCAAACTGATATCGGAAATAGCAATGCCAATAGTTTTCGTGCCTAAATCTAAACCTGCCACTGTTTGCCCAGATAAAAGATGCGCGGTAACCTCGTTTATGCTAATAATTGTCATGGAGTTTATAACTGGGTGCGTTAATAGTATAGGTTAATATTTTCAGCGAGTTTTTAGTGTGCGCATCAATGTTCTTGCGCTTATGGACGCGGGACTGTATAGCCTAAAGAGTACATAGATTAACATCGGGATAAAATTCAAGCAGAAAGGCAACAATATGTCTGTTGACGATAAGACAGTCAAGCGGGTAGCGCGTTTGGCGCGTATTGCTGTCCATGATGATGAGGCAGAGCGTATAACAAAAGAGCTCAATACCATTTTAGGTTTTATAGAACAATTGGACGAGGTCGACGTCAGTGGGATTGAGCCATCGATATCGGTTGTGGAAGCGACTTTACGAATGCGCAAAGACGTCGTCACGGACGGTAATAAAGTGGCGGATATTATGGCAAATGCGCCTGCAACAGAAGAAAATTTCTTTCTTGTCCCAAAAATCGTCGAGTAATTTTTTATACTCTATAATTTGAGAATTAATATGACAGATTTAACAACCTTAACAATTGCGCAAGCCCGTGACGCTTTAACAAAGGGAGATTTTAAGGCAGTTGAGTTAACTGAAGCTTACTTAAAAGCAATTGAATTAGCTAATCCAATTTTAAATGCTTATGTAGCAATAGTCGCGGAACAGGCGCTAAAAATGGCCGCTAAATCAGATGATCGCTTTGCTAAAGGGCAGGCTGGTATTTTGGAGGGAATACCTCTTGGAATTAAAGATCTCTTTGCAACACGGGGTATTCACACACAGGCTTGTTCATATATCCTCGATGGTTTTAAACCGGAATACGAATCAACTGTAACCGCTAATTTATGGAAAGATGGAGCGGTTATGCTAGGTAAGCTTAATATGGACGAGTTTGCCATGGGATCGTCTAACGAAACGTCGTATTATGGGCCAGTGATTAATCCATGGCGGAAAAAAGGGGCAGATGAGGATCTTGTACCAGGCGGATCGTCAGGTGGTTCGGCGGCCGCCGTTGCGGCACGGCTTTGTGCAGGCGCAATGGCAACCGATACCGGAGGATCGATACGCCAACCCGCGGCTTTCACTGGTACTGTGGGCATAAAGCCAACTTATGGACGATGTTCGCGTTGGGGAGTGATCGCATATGCTTCGTCATTTGACCAAGCAGGGCCTATCGGGCGGGATGTTCGTGATTGTGCTATCATGCTTAAATCAATGGCTTCTTTTGACGATAAAGATTCAACTTCGGTTAATTTACCGGTACCCGATTATGAAAGTTATATTGGCCAATCAATCAAAGGAATGAAAATTGGTATTCCACAAGAATATTATATGGAGAGGATGCCTCCCGAGATTATTGAGCTTTGGCAGAAAGGGATTCTTTGGTTGAAAGAAGCGGGGGCTGAGATTATCGACGTCTCGTTACCTCACACAAAATACGCCTTACCTGCTTATTATATTGTAGCTCCGGCAGAAGCATCTTCTAATTTAGCTCGCTATGATGGCGTCCGTTTTGGGCTTCGTGTTCCGGGAAAAGACATCACCGCAATGTATGAAAATACCCGATCAGTTGGTTTTGGTTACGAAGTTAAACGGCGTATTTTGATTGGGACCTACGTCCTCTCAGCGGATTGTTACGATTCGTGCTATCTTAAAGCTCAAAAAGTACGAACATTAATTAAACGTGATTTTGATCAATGTTTTTCTTCTGGTATTGATGCCATTTTAACACCCACAACCCCGACACCGGCTTTCGGAATTGCAGATAAAAGGATAAAAGACGACACTGTGGCAATGTATCTTAATGATATTTGTACTGTGCCAGTTAACATGGCGGGCTTACCAGGGGTATCTGTCCCCGCGGGTTTATCGTCAAATGGTTTGCCGTTGGGATTGCAATTGATCGGTAAGCCTTTTGCTGAAGAAATAATTTTCCAGATAGCGTATATTATAGAACAGGCAGCAGGGATGCTGAAGGCCGAAAAATGGTGGCCTTAAAGAATAAATTTAAAAGGGGAGGTAGGCATTTTTTAAAGCGCAAAAAGTTAACGTTGCTTAATGAAACATATAGCTCGGTTATTGTACCGTATTTTCAGCCGCCGAGGTAGGCTTTTTTGACTCGTGGATCAGAAAGCACGGCTTTACCTTCACCGTGGAAGAGAATTTTTCCTACTTCCAGAATATAAGCGTAGTCGGCAACGGAAAGTGCTGCGAACGCGTTTTGTTCAATGAGAAGAACAGTTTTTCCCATGTCATTAATTTTCTGAATAATTGAAAAAATTTCTCGTACAAGCAGTGGTGCCAAACCGAGAGATGGCTCATCCAATATCACTACATCAGGATTGCTCATGAGTGAACGCCCTACAGCTAGCATTTGCTGCTCGCCACCTGACATCGTACCACTTAATTGCTTGCATCTTTCACGTAAACGCGGGAATAGATCAAATATCCATTTAATATCACGAGCAACGCCAGCTTTATCACTACGAGTATACGCTCCTAGCTGCAGATTTTCTAAGACGGTAAGATGTGGTATAATACGCCGCCCCTCGGGGCTAAGCGCGATGCCCAGTCTCAAAATTTCCTCTGGCTGTTTGTGAATAATAGATTCACCTTTATATATAATTTCTCCATGAATCGACTTATTAAGCCCTACAATAGAACGCACAGTACTGCTTTTTCCCGCTCCATTAGCGCCAATTAAAGTCACTATACTTCCTTTTTGTATAGACATAGAAAGGTCTTGAACAGCTTTAATAGCGCCATAATGAACATGGAGATTTTTAATTTCAAGAATATTCATGTATATCTCCACCAAGATAAGCTTCAACGACTTTGGGATTATCGCGGATTTTGTCGGGCGTGCCGTTAGCGATGCAACTGCCGTGTTCTAGCACCCAAATATACTGACAAAGTCCCATAACAACTTTCATATCATGCTCAATCAACAAAATCGTGAGATCGAATTCTTTTCTTACTTTTTCTATAAATTCTCTGAGTTCTTCGCTTTCTTTTGGGTTCATACCGGCTGCAGGTTCATCAAGGAGAAGCAATTTTGGTTTTGTTGCTAAGGCACGAGCTATTTCTAGACGTCGTTGCGCGCCGTAAGATAAAGTAGTTGCTCGCTGATCAGCGAGATGATCGAGCTGAAGCTGTTTAAGAAGCTTCATCGAGCTTTTGTAAATTTTATTTTTTTCTTTAATTGCATTTGGCAAAAATAGAGCTGAAGCGAACCATGGTTGTTTCTGCCAGATATGAGCGCCCACCATGACATTTTGCAATACTGTTAACCCTGAAAAAAGGCGAATATTTTGAAATGTTCGCGCAATACGGCTTTTACAAATAGCATAAGGTGGAAGCCCGCAAATTTTCTGCTCGTTTAGCAAAATTTTTCCATCAGTTGGAGCATAAAAACCAGAAACCATATTAAAAACAGTGGTTTTTCCTGCACCATTTGGGCCAATTAACCCGGTAATTGTCCCACGCTTTATAGCTATATTAACATTATTTACGGCAATCAATCCGCCAAAACGCATCGTAACGTTATTGAGTGAAAGGATAGTATTATTCATGATTTTTCTTACTATTAGAGGGCTTTTTTCGTGTTAAAAAGCAATAAATTCCGTTCCACGAGAATTCATGTTGGCCCAATAATCCTTTTCTCCAAAATAAGATAATTGCCAACAGTAAAAGTGAAAAAACGACCATTCGTAAACCAGGTATCCCAGGAATGTTTATAAATCCAAAATTTAATGGATTTTCTATAATACGAAGCCATTCAAGCATTACTGTAATAACGACGCTGCCAACGACACTGCCTGTAATAGAACCGAGACCGCCAGCGACGACAATCATCAAAATATTAAAGGTGAGGAGAAAGTTGAACATTTTTGGGTCGATAGTCGAAATAAGAGAAGCCATTAATGCGCCCCCAATACCCGCAAAAAACGCACCGACAGTGAAGGAAAAACTGCGATAAAAAAAAGCATTAATCCCCATTGTTTTCGCGGCAATTTCGTCATCACGGATAGCACGTAATACATTGCCAGTGTTGCTGCGCAATAAAAGAGCAACAAAGATAATCGTAAATGCCAACCAACCATAATTCCACCACAATGTAGCTTTTTGAGGTATCCCTTTGATTCCTAAGGCACCGTTTGTTAAGGATGTGGTATTGGTAATGACAACGCGAATAATTTCCGAAAAACCTAAAGTTGCAATTCCAAGATAATCGCCTCCAAGGCGCAATACAGGTAAGGTAATTAATAGACCTATAACTGCAGCACACAGGCCGCCTATAAGAACGGCAGGAAAAAATGGTAACTGTAAATTTTGCAGCGGTTCGGCTATCGGTTCGAGAATCCACATCATTTCTTTTTGTTCTGGAGAGAGGAGCAAAATTGCGCATACATAAGCACCAATTGCCATAAAACCAGCATGCCCAAGAGAAAACATACCTGTAAATCCGTAAATTAAATTAAGCGAGATCGCTAATATAGCATTGATGGCGATAAGATTAATAACACGGAGTGTATAGTCATTAAAATGACTCTCAGCATAAAATAAGAAACCGATAAAAACTGTAATAGCAATGACTGATAAAAATATTTTAGCTGATCTCGCCATTAAATTTTCTCCTGACTTTTTTTGCCCATTAAGCCAGTAGGCATCATCAATAAGATAAGAATTAATAAGATGAATGCAAAAGCATCTCGATATCCGGATAAAGCCGGAAAGAAGGCTGTAACCATAATTTCAATAAATCCCAGCAATAATCCCCCAAGCATTGCTCCTGGAATTGAGCCGATACCTCCGATAACGGCGGCTATAAAAGCTTTTAATCCAGGAAGAACGCCCATATAAGGCTGAATTTGCGGGTAGCGCAAAGCCCACATAATTCCTGCAACAGCAGCTAGCCCAGAACCTACGGCAAACGCGAATGCAATGACTTTATCAACAGAAACACCCATTAAACGAGTAGTTTCAATATCATGTGAAATCGCACGCATAGCAAGGCCAGGTCTCGTTTTGTTGATGATCCATAGCAAAAAAATAACAAGAATGAACGAAATAATAGGGACGATGAGAGACATAGGAACAATTCGAATGATTTTCTCTGATCCCAAATGCAATTGAATTGGTGCAACAAGAAAATCTGGCTGCTTTACACCTTTTGGAACACCACCAAAGATCATGGTTGCAAGATTTTCGATGAGAAAAGAAATCCCAATCGCACCGATAAGCCCCGAAATACGCGGAGCATTACGCAAGGGCTTGTAAGCAAACCAATCAATAGCAATGCCTACTGCACTCGTAATAAAAATTGCAAAACAAATGGATAAAATCCAAATTGGTGTAAAATTTTGTGGTGCAATTTTTGAATAGTAGACAAGTCCCAAGATAAAAATAAGAAAAATAGCAATCCAATAATTTTTAGGCCTTTTTTTAAATCCTATAAATGCTGAATAATACATTAGAACTGCGCACAATAGCAGCAAAATAGCGACCCAGGTAGGCATAAAACTAACTGTAGAAAAGAAAACAAAATATGCCCCCAGCATAAAGATATCACCATGAGCAAAATTAATTAATCTCAAGATGCCATAGACAATGGTGTAACCAATTGCGATAAGCCCATAAAGAGATCCTAATGCTAGCGCATTAAAAAAATACTGGATGAACATTTCAGTGCTCATCTCTTGTTCCTCCGTATTTGTTAATTCATATAGGATAAAATGCAAGACACCTGAGAGGCTTAGTTGAAAGAATAATCCTCAACCACATCCTATATTTTGACTCGAGAATTGCTGCTTCAGGGTATTTTTTAGATGGCTGGTTCGATTTCATTCAGATAGACGCGTTTTCCATCCTTTATTTCAATTATACCAATAGGCATTTGGGGATTATGATTTTCATCCATAGACATATTACCAAAAGGGGTCTGAAAATCTTTTAATTTTCCAAGTTCCGTTGTAATTGCTTCCCGATCTGCGCTGCCGGCGTTTTTAATGGCTGTCACGAACATTAAGTAACTAGTATATCCTAAAACAGAATTGATATTCGCCCCTTTACCGGGGTAAGTTTCCTTCCATTCATTCGTAAATTTTTGCGCAGCTTCTGACATATTGGGCATATTTTCATCATAAGGAAGTGTTGTATGTAAAAAGCCCTCTGCGGCTTTCCCTGCAATTGCGATAGTTTCTGGATTATCCATGGCATCGCCACCCATAATATGAAATTTTGCGCCCAGCTCGCGTGCCTGCTTCATGATAATTGCGCCTTCAGAAAAATAGGATGGCATAAACAAAACATCCGGCTCCTGTGCTATAATTTGTATGAGAGCTGCTGAAAAATCCTGATCCCCAGAATTGTAATTTAAATTTGAAATAATTTCGCCCCCTAATTTTTTAAATGATGCACTAAAATAGCTTGCGAGGCCGATTGCATAATCACTCGATATATCTTTTAATATAGCTGCTTTTTTTGCATGTAAGGTTTGGAAAGCGTAAGTCGCGGCACCCATACCTTGATAAGAATCAGTAAAGCATGCGCGGAAATAGTATTTTTTGCCCTGTGTGACCAGTGGATTTGTCGCTGAAGTTGCTACAGCGGGGGTTTTGGCCTTTTCAGATACTTCACCGCCAGCTAATGCTAACGAAGAACCGTAGCTTCCGATGATACCGCTAACTTTATCACTCGCGGTCAAGCGCATTACGGCATTGGCCGCTTCTACTTTATCAGATTTATTATCGATAATAATAAGCTCAACCTTACGCCCTAATACTTCCGGCATTTTTTTGTGAGCTAACTGTACGCCTTCAAGCTCAAGTTGGCCTCCAAACGCATTTTGACCTGTTAATGGAAGGTACACGCCAATTTTGATGGGATCGCTGGCATAAGCGCTTGTTATAAATGCCATCACTGTAGCAGCTGTGGTAAAAAATTTCCTCATTATTGTGCATTCTCCTGAATTTTCCGCGGCTGCGATTTTTATAGCTTATCCCGATTCCTACGCACTCTACCTTGAACTTTATTGTCATGCAAGTTACACGCCCCAAAATTAGCCACTGTATATTAAGGTTTTTTGCTATTTTTAGCCACGTAAAAAATTAGATCAGGCGCTTTGTCTCAATATTTACAATTCATGGACCGGCGCTGCAAATTTTGTGCGACAATGTGGGGAAATCTTATCTTTGGGCTTGCTTGTCAATGCAAGAGCAATGTTTACTTAAATATATAGAATCAATTTACGAAACTTAGACCTACAGGATCATGTTTAATTATGATAAGTAAGGATGCATTAAGAGATTGTGCTCTGTCTGAGGACAATTTTGGTGTTTGTAGCGAAGTTATTGAAATTAGCGGTGTCATTAAATGGTTTGATGGCAGCAAAGGGTACGGTTTTATCGCGCCTGATTTACTGGAACTCCCTGATGTATTACTGCATGTTACCGTAATGCGACGGGACGGTTTTCAAGCGGCTTTGGAAGGCGCCAGGATTGTTTGTGTTGTACAAAAAACTGAGCGAGGATTGAAATGTGTTCAAGTTAAGTCTATTGACTGCTCATCAGCTCTTCATCCGTCAGAAACTCCAGTGCGTACGCACGTTGTCGTTACTCCTGAAAGTAGTTTAGAGCGCGCAATTGTTAAGTGGTTTAATCGTGATAAAGGCTTTGGTTTTTTGAGCCGGGGACAAGGAACAGAGGATATTTTTGTTCATATGGAAACATTGCGTCGCTTTGGCTTGGCAGAACTTCGTCCAGGACAAGTTGTTATCGTACGTTTTGGTAATGGAAAAAAAGGTTTGATGGCTGCTGAGATTTATCCTGATATAGCTCTTCCATTTGCTACGCACTAGATTCTAATCATAGAGTGCTTGTTTTATTTATTCTTAATTTTTTTCGTTTTTGGCTCACGAAAATGGTTTTTGATTTTTTTTAAAAGGCAACTTATTCATTTTTTGCTGTTTTTTTGCGTGAGTATAAATATGAGCACAGCAAAAGAATTTATGAAAATTCCCGTTGACCCAATCCCTTTGAAGATAATAACGGAGAAAGGAACGATTTTTTATAAAGTGGAGCTTGCTTTTTCAAAGGCTCAATCAAAAGCTGGCTTGATGTATCGTACTGATTTTCCTCATGATCACGCAATGCTATTCAGGAATGTAATAAGTGATAAACCAGAAAATGAACGGGAAATGCTTATGTGGATGGCAGATACACCTTTACCTTTGGATATGATGTTTGTAGATTCTAGGGGAATAATTGTTTCAATTGTTGAAAATGCTCGTCCATTTTCTGAAGATATCATTTCGTCAAAAGTACCTGCAGCCTTTGCTATCGAAATTAATGCTGGTGAAGTTGCTGATAAACGAATACAAAAAGGGCAACGTATCATCCATCCTGCTATTTACGAGAAATATTAAGGGTAATAAAAAATGACAGCAGAAGATGTTTGTTTTTTTGAGCATGATGGTTTGCGATTAGCTTACCGTGAAGAAGGGCAGGGCGCACCCATTTTATTAATTCATGGTTTTGCGTCTTCTGCACGTGTTAATTGGCAAGCAACAGGTTGGTTTCGTAGCCTTGTTGAAGCGGGTTACCGCGTTATTGCCCTTGATAACCGCGGACACGGTAATTCAGATAAAAGTTACGATCCTTCATTTTATATGCCGCCAGCTATGGCTAGTGATGCGGTCAGGTTACTTCAGCATTTAAGATTACCCAAAGCCCATGTTATGGGATATTCCATGGGTGCTCGAATTAGTGCATTTATGGCTCTTTTACATCCGACGTATGTGCATAGTGTGATCTTTGGTGGCTTAGGTATTGGTATGGTAAAAGGAGCAGGTAACTGGAAACCTGTCGCAGAAGCTCTTTTAGCAAAAGATGTTTCGGCTATTGCCGATTCGCGTGGTCTAATGTTTCGTAAATTCGCGGACCAAACCAAAAGTGATAAGCGGGCTTTAGCTGCTTGTATTATGACATCAAAACAGGAATTAACAGAGTCTGAGATTCGTAGTATCAAGCGGCCCGCGCTCGTTGCAGTTGGCTCTTTGGACGAGATTGCTGGTCAAGCAGAGCCGCTGGCAGCTTTGCTACCACACGGTGAAGTATTACAAATTCCTAATCGAAACCATATGCTCGCTGTGGGAGACAAAGTTTATAAAAAAGGTGTTATCGATTTTCTTTCTCGTCATCCTATGGTTTAAGGGCCGTTCATAATTTACAAAGATTAAAGAAGGGGATGATGTCTTTTCGTTTTTGGCTTACGAAAATTTTACTTATAATTACATTATTGCAGTACGAAATTTGTAAGCTGTGAGGCGGGAGAATATTGCATTTAGCGTGTTTTTATGTTTTTTGCGTAAAAATTTTGAACAAATTGTTGCAAGTCATATATTAACTCATTTATTGATAAGCGGAAGTCAGATATTTAGGTACGATCGCCGTCTATTAAATATCGCATGAGCGTAGATATATGAAGCTTTGTATAGATCATTGTAATGGGTGTTTTAGTGTGTTGTGGCCGGATTTTGCTGTAAAGCATGAAGTACGTAATTGAAAATTTTATCGTCTTCTCCGCCGGAAAAAAATTATTGATAATCTCAAAATGCAGGAGAGCGCAGTGAATGCTGATGAAATCAAAAAACTTGACAGTTATTTTAAAACAACATTCCAAAA
Protein-coding sequences here:
- a CDS encoding acyl-CoA dehydrogenase family protein, which translates into the protein MSAVFTQRADQKNAFLDDTLMFRIASTFPASLLESFEKIGNFVSSYEAKDFSRLANRYRPVLRYDKKWGQLAGQLEIHPAYHALQRYSREAGLVTSLWEDITSETGVRYQARAIRLALLAGLETGHLNEITVTSAVIAALIGDIELFQKWQNILLSRRYDLSPKPILDKMGASLTCAFDDVETSERRFSNFSAAQKVSFDEKMERDLYCLYVTKTNVINPMADGYLVSAELDGCLSCFLVPRIQENGALNGTISICHLVERSGECSVSEGCVNFRGSHGWLLGNVGEGDKVIKDIETMMRFDQSVVSVGILRAALQFGVDFFRQRMPKQPFPALAERIFADIALDVAASQALVMRLARAFDNAANNCAEAAFARIMTPIIVYHVSQLIVPIIGEIIAQLGLESFIEGNPLSQMLRDGPARIVRNSSANQLAKDAVLIADKAPGLFQQLLEEIATDIGPAGPRAIEIINSAARMALTNEGAGRFFVEQVAYATAAASLRYTGMEDVSNAYMESRLGGQWRSSYGMLIARYNAGRLLDILYPSV
- the ruvX gene encoding Holliday junction resolvase RuvX, with translation MTIISINEVTAHLLSGQTVAGLDLGTKTIGIAISDISLMFSNPRPVIQRKKFTLDAHALVKIFNNENVGAAVIGLPINMDGSNGPRVQATKTFVKNMTIYTRIPFVFWDERLSTIAAQRCLLEMDVSRSKRPNRIDSAAAAFILQGALDRIQILNHTDG
- the gatC gene encoding Asp-tRNA(Asn)/Glu-tRNA(Gln) amidotransferase subunit GatC, which translates into the protein MSVDDKTVKRVARLARIAVHDDEAERITKELNTILGFIEQLDEVDVSGIEPSISVVEATLRMRKDVVTDGNKVADIMANAPATEENFFLVPKIVE
- the gatA gene encoding Asp-tRNA(Asn)/Glu-tRNA(Gln) amidotransferase subunit GatA; amino-acid sequence: MTDLTTLTIAQARDALTKGDFKAVELTEAYLKAIELANPILNAYVAIVAEQALKMAAKSDDRFAKGQAGILEGIPLGIKDLFATRGIHTQACSYILDGFKPEYESTVTANLWKDGAVMLGKLNMDEFAMGSSNETSYYGPVINPWRKKGADEDLVPGGSSGGSAAAVAARLCAGAMATDTGGSIRQPAAFTGTVGIKPTYGRCSRWGVIAYASSFDQAGPIGRDVRDCAIMLKSMASFDDKDSTSVNLPVPDYESYIGQSIKGMKIGIPQEYYMERMPPEIIELWQKGILWLKEAGAEIIDVSLPHTKYALPAYYIVAPAEASSNLARYDGVRFGLRVPGKDITAMYENTRSVGFGYEVKRRILIGTYVLSADCYDSCYLKAQKVRTLIKRDFDQCFSSGIDAILTPTTPTPAFGIADKRIKDDTVAMYLNDICTVPVNMAGLPGVSVPAGLSSNGLPLGLQLIGKPFAEEIIFQIAYIIEQAAGMLKAEKWWP
- a CDS encoding ABC transporter ATP-binding protein, with translation MNILEIKNLHVHYGAIKAVQDLSMSIQKGSIVTLIGANGAGKSSTVRSIVGLNKSIHGEIIYKGESIIHKQPEEILRLGIALSPEGRRIIPHLTVLENLQLGAYTRSDKAGVARDIKWIFDLFPRLRERCKQLSGTMSGGEQQMLAVGRSLMSNPDVVILDEPSLGLAPLLVREIFSIIQKINDMGKTVLLIEQNAFAALSVADYAYILEVGKILFHGEGKAVLSDPRVKKAYLGG
- a CDS encoding ABC transporter ATP-binding protein translates to MNNTILSLNNVTMRFGGLIAVNNVNIAIKRGTITGLIGPNGAGKTTVFNMVSGFYAPTDGKILLNEQKICGLPPYAICKSRIARTFQNIRLFSGLTVLQNVMVGAHIWQKQPWFASALFLPNAIKEKNKIYKSSMKLLKQLQLDHLADQRATTLSYGAQRRLEIARALATKPKLLLLDEPAAGMNPKESEELREFIEKVRKEFDLTILLIEHDMKVVMGLCQYIWVLEHGSCIANGTPDKIRDNPKVVEAYLGGDIHEYS
- a CDS encoding branched-chain amino acid ABC transporter permease → MARSAKIFLSVIAITVFIGFLFYAESHFNDYTLRVINLIAINAILAISLNLIYGFTGMFSLGHAGFMAIGAYVCAILLLSPEQKEMMWILEPIAEPLQNLQLPFFPAVLIGGLCAAVIGLLITLPVLRLGGDYLGIATLGFSEIIRVVITNTTSLTNGALGIKGIPQKATLWWNYGWLAFTIIFVALLLRSNTGNVLRAIRDDEIAAKTMGINAFFYRSFSFTVGAFFAGIGGALMASLISTIDPKMFNFLLTFNILMIVVAGGLGSITGSVVGSVVITVMLEWLRIIENPLNFGFINIPGIPGLRMVVFSLLLLAIILFWRKGLLGQHEFSWNGIYCFLTRKKPSNSKKNHE
- a CDS encoding branched-chain amino acid ABC transporter permease codes for the protein MSTEMFIQYFFNALALGSLYGLIAIGYTIVYGILRLINFAHGDIFMLGAYFVFFSTVSFMPTWVAILLLLCAVLMYYSAFIGFKKRPKNYWIAIFLIFILGLVYYSKIAPQNFTPIWILSICFAIFITSAVGIAIDWFAYKPLRNAPRISGLIGAIGISFLIENLATMIFGGVPKGVKQPDFLVAPIQLHLGSEKIIRIVPMSLIVPIISFILVIFLLWIINKTRPGLAMRAISHDIETTRLMGVSVDKVIAFAFAVGSGLAAVAGIMWALRYPQIQPYMGVLPGLKAFIAAVIGGIGSIPGAMLGGLLLGFIEIMVTAFFPALSGYRDAFAFILLILILLMMPTGLMGKKSQEKI
- a CDS encoding ABC transporter substrate-binding protein — translated: MRKFFTTAATVMAFITSAYASDPIKIGVYLPLTGQNAFGGQLELEGVQLAHKKMPEVLGRKVELIIIDNKSDKVEAANAVMRLTASDKVSGIIGSYGSSLALAGGEVSEKAKTPAVATSATNPLVTQGKKYYFRACFTDSYQGMGAATYAFQTLHAKKAAILKDISSDYAIGLASYFSASFKKLGGEIISNLNYNSGDQDFSAALIQIIAQEPDVLFMPSYFSEGAIIMKQARELGAKFHIMGGDAMDNPETIAIAGKAAEGFLHTTLPYDENMPNMSEAAQKFTNEWKETYPGKGANINSVLGYTSYLMFVTAIKNAGSADREAITTELGKLKDFQTPFGNMSMDENHNPQMPIGIIEIKDGKRVYLNEIEPAI
- a CDS encoding cold-shock protein; translation: MISKDALRDCALSEDNFGVCSEVIEISGVIKWFDGSKGYGFIAPDLLELPDVLLHVTVMRRDGFQAALEGARIVCVVQKTERGLKCVQVKSIDCSSALHPSETPVRTHVVVTPESSLERAIVKWFNRDKGFGFLSRGQGTEDIFVHMETLRRFGLAELRPGQVVIVRFGNGKKGLMAAEIYPDIALPFATH